The Anopheles merus strain MAF chromosome 2L, AmerM5.1, whole genome shotgun sequence genome has a segment encoding these proteins:
- the LOC121594117 gene encoding adult-specific cuticular protein ACP-20-like, which produces MAFLFKTVACLALLSVAACEYGGEEEHHGHHHSVGYSYAKFSGPVSGPAHEIHVEDKHGHGHQIDYVAKPDYVFEYGVEDPKSKVSQSRKEHRHEDELHGEYSLHQPDGKLRTVKYSSNKHSGFQAEVLIDGKPLHEEELAKLAHEAASQSAHQHQHQFHHQHQDEHKAYGGAEQQTYGGESSYGAEGAEEGAQEEYYH; this is translated from the exons ATGGCTTTTCTATTCAAG ACCGTTGCCTGCCTGGCGCTGCTGTCAGTCGCTGCCTGCGAGTATGGCGGCGAGGAGGAGCATCACGGACACCACCACAGCGTCGGCTACTCGTACGCCAAGTTCAGCGGACCGGTCAGTGGGCCGGCGCACGAGATCCACGTCGAGGACAAGCACGGGCACGGGCACCAGATCGACTACGTTGCGAAGCCGGACTACGTGTTCGAGTACGGCGTGGAGGACCCGAAGAGCAAGGTCTCGCAGAGCCGCAAGGAGCACCGGCACGAGGACGAGCTGCACGGCGAGTACAGCCTGCACCAGCCGGACGGCAAACTGCGCACGGTCAAGTACAGCTCGAACAAGCACAGCGGATTCCAGGCTGAAGTGTTGATCGATGGAAAGCCACTGCACGAGGAGGAGCTGGCCAAGCTGGCCCACGAGGCGGCGTCGCAGAGcgcccaccagcaccagcaccaatTCCACCATCAGCACCAGGACGAGCACAAGGCGTACGGTGGCGCGGAACAGCAGACCTACGGCGGTGAATCGTCCTACGGTGCGGAGGGTGCTGAGGAGGGAGCGCAGGAAGAGTACTACCACTAG